One region of Salvia miltiorrhiza cultivar Shanhuang (shh) chromosome 3, IMPLAD_Smil_shh, whole genome shotgun sequence genomic DNA includes:
- the LOC131015155 gene encoding protein tesmin/TSO1-like CXC 2 isoform X1 translates to MDSSYPKISFERIDQASDAAVIGEIKEVHEDDGWIVVGAEETDARRRDSVPSNHCPAVESDFHECRPSRNQNQDSMTENVEAEETCPLNQASHFLLGPVQIEKQNKNSLDATAAVSSEPILKEAQNNPEDFQHHGIHRRSLQLEDNPYTVISRPTQSPSNSGAPKSPLKLPCTPIKGKETEKIQPPYPQSRNNTVNIPKPSGIGLHLNSIINVLQAGSGAIVHTKSAQSFNFSIRGMKSTPTINSHLSDTSKSSTGFSPPENVSACTDDRGPKIHDSAAVNSITSSATVIIKSSNNLVDDQSAQGNKSVCTDIKTDGILDEFKSNPKKKRKRFSDSSNGDGDGCKRCHCRKSKCLKLYCDCFAAGLYCAGSCACQGCYNRPEYEDKVLESRQQIESRNPLAFAPKIVKHIIEPSASSSGNFSQEDETLFTPSSARHKRGCNCKKSMCLKKYCECYHANVGCSVGCRCEGCKNVFGRKGEYSLEKDALSKEGTSATTAGSNGGLCHSELTPRTPAVQFNHRKDVREGCLRPRRCFQSPESGVTSATPNAMTPLSPINSDNNAMISEGALEDLDLVSSQEELYFGNVETPGEFSTVRHQIGKTGNPPGANQYSSAGFLSLLCSPGTPMAQSGASRPLKVVDLDGELCNNTMQDDTPDILRDSPAPPNAVKSSSPNKKRVSPPHASRHELGLCSLNGLRTGRKFILKAVPSIPPLTPCAGSKRGLPQERNSPQDGSSHK, encoded by the exons ATGGACTCAAGTTATCCAAAAATTTCATTTGAAAGAATTGATCAAGCATCAGATGCTGCTGTAATTGGGGAAATCAAAGAGGTACATGAGGACGACGGATGGATTGTTGTTGGTGCAGAAGAAACTGATGCACGACGAAGAGACAGCGTACCTAGCAATCATTGTCCAGCGGTTGAATCTGACTTTCACGAATGCCGGCCTTCGAGAAATCAGAACCAGGATTCGATGACTGAG AATGTAGAAGCTGAGGAAACCTGTCCCTTGAATCAAGCCTCTCATTTCCTCTTAGGACCAGTGCAAATTGAGAAACAGAATAAAAACTCGCTTGATGCTACTGCAGCAGTGTCATCTGAACCAATTTTGAAGGAAGCTCAAAATAATCCTGAG GATTTTCAACACCATGGGATACATAGACGCAGTCTCCAACTTGAAGATAATCCATATACAGTAATAAGTCGGCCAACCCAAAGTCCTTCGAACAGTGGAGCCCCCAAATCACCTTTGAAATTACCATGCACTCCCATCAAGGGGAAAGAGACCGAGAAAATCCAGCCTCCGTATCCTCAAAGTAGGAACAATACTGTAAATATTCCCAAGCCTTCCGGTATTGGTTTGCACCTGAATAGTATCATCAATGTTTTGCAAGCTGGGTCTGGTGCTATAGTACATACAAAATCAGCTCAGAGTTTTAACTTCAGCATACGAGGAATGAAGTCTACTCCCACAATCAACTCTCATCTCTCTGATACATCAAAAAGTTCAACAGGATTCTCTCCGCCGGAGAATGTTTCAGCATGCACTGATGATAGGGGGCCTAAAATCCATGACTCAGCGGCAGTTAATTCTATTACATCTTCAGCTACAGTCATCATCAAATCTTCAAACAATCTAGTAGATGACCAATCAGCTCAAGGTAACAAGAGCGTGTGCACCGATATCAAAACTGATGGCATTTTGGACGAATTCAAGTCGAACCCCAAAAAGAAAAG GAAGAGATTTTCCGACTCCAGTAATGGTGATGGTGATGGTTGCAAACGGTGCCATTGTAGGAAGAGTAAATGCCTAAAGTT GTACTGTGATTGCTTTGCAGCTGGGTTGTACTGTGCTGGATCTTGTGCTTGCCAAGGGTGCTATAACAGACCAGAATACGAGGACAAAGTTCTTGAGTCACGGCAACAAATTGAATCACGGAATCCTCTTGCATTTGCCCCAAAAATTGTGAAACACATCATCGAGCCATCTGCAAGCAGTTCTGGG AATTTTTCACAGGAAGATGAAACCCTCTTCACACCATCTTCTGCAAGGCATAAGAGGGGGTGCAATTGCAAGAAGTCCATGTGTCTCAAGAAGTACTGTGAGTGCTATCAT GCAAATGTTGGTTGCTCAGTTGGATGCAGATGTGAAGGATGTAAAAATGTCTTCGGACGTAAAGGAG AATATAGCTTGGAGAAGGATGCCTTGAGCAAAGAAGGCACTTCTGCAACAACAGCGGGCTCAAATGGTGGTTTATGTCATTCCGAGTTGACTCCTCGAACACCAGCAGTACAGTTCAA CCACAGAAAGGATGTTCGAGAAGGATGTCTGCGTCCCAGGAGGTGTTTCCAGTCACCTGAATCAGGTGTCACCTCTGCAACGCCAAATGCCATGACCCCGTTGTCTCCTATAAACTCAGACAATAATGCCATGATTTCAGAAGGTGCTCTGGAAGATCTGGATTTAGTATCTTCCCAGGAGGAATTGTATTTTGGTAATGTAGAAACTCCGGGTGAATTCTCAACAGTTCGTCACCAAATTGGCAAGACGGGGAATCCTCCTGGAGCCAATCAGTATTCTTCAGCAGGTTTCCTTAGTTTGCTTTGTTCACCAGGCACCCCCATGGCTCAGTCTGGAGCAAGTAGACCTCTGAAGGTAGTTGACCTTGATGGTGAGCTATGCAACAACACCATGCAAGATGATACTCCGGATATATTGAGGGACAGTCCGGCACCCCCCAATGCTGTGAAATCGAGCTCCCCAAATAAGAAACGTGTTTCCCCTCCTCATGCCTCACGACATGAACTTGGTTTGTGCTCTCTGAATGGCCTGAGAACCGGGCGCAAGTTTATCCTGAAAGCCGTACCCTCAATTCCACCTCTCACCCCATGCGCGGGTTCCAAAAGAGGCCTACCTCAAGAGAGAAACAGCCCTCAAGATGGTTCCAGCCATAAGTAA
- the LOC131015155 gene encoding protein tesmin/TSO1-like CXC 2 isoform X3, translating into MDSSYPKISFERIDQASDAAVIGEIKEVHEDDGWIVVGAEETDARRRDSVPSNHCPAVESDFHECRPSRNQNQDSMTENVEAEETCPLNQASHFLLGPVQIEKQNKNSLDATAAVSSEPILKEAQNNPEDFQHHGIHRRSLQLEDNPYTVISRPTQSPSNSGAPKSPLKLPCTPIKGKETEKIQPPYPQSRNNTVNIPKPSGIGLHLNSIINVLQAGSGAIVHTKSAQSFNFSIRGMKSTPTINSHLSDTSKSSTGFSPPENVSACTDDRGPKIHDSAAVNSITSSATVIIKSSNNLVDDQSAQGNKSVCTDIKTDGILDEFKSNPKKKRKRFSDSSNGDGDGCKRCHCRKSKCLKLYCDCFAAGLYCAGSCACQGCYNRPEYEDKVLESRQQIESRNPLAFAPKIVKHIIEPSASSSGEDETLFTPSSARHKRGCNCKKSMCLKKYCECYHANVGCSVGCRCEGCKNVFGRKGEYSLEKDALSKEGTSATTAGSNGGLCHSELTPRTPAVQFNHRKDVREGCLRPRRCFQSPESGVTSATPNAMTPLSPINSDNNAMISEGALEDLDLVSSQEELYFGNVETPGEFSTVRHQIGKTGNPPGANQYSSAGFLSLLCSPGTPMAQSGASRPLKVVDLDGELCNNTMQDDTPDILRDSPAPPNAVKSSSPNKKRVSPPHASRHELGLCSLNGLRTGRKFILKAVPSIPPLTPCAGSKRGLPQERNSPQDGSSHK; encoded by the exons ATGGACTCAAGTTATCCAAAAATTTCATTTGAAAGAATTGATCAAGCATCAGATGCTGCTGTAATTGGGGAAATCAAAGAGGTACATGAGGACGACGGATGGATTGTTGTTGGTGCAGAAGAAACTGATGCACGACGAAGAGACAGCGTACCTAGCAATCATTGTCCAGCGGTTGAATCTGACTTTCACGAATGCCGGCCTTCGAGAAATCAGAACCAGGATTCGATGACTGAG AATGTAGAAGCTGAGGAAACCTGTCCCTTGAATCAAGCCTCTCATTTCCTCTTAGGACCAGTGCAAATTGAGAAACAGAATAAAAACTCGCTTGATGCTACTGCAGCAGTGTCATCTGAACCAATTTTGAAGGAAGCTCAAAATAATCCTGAG GATTTTCAACACCATGGGATACATAGACGCAGTCTCCAACTTGAAGATAATCCATATACAGTAATAAGTCGGCCAACCCAAAGTCCTTCGAACAGTGGAGCCCCCAAATCACCTTTGAAATTACCATGCACTCCCATCAAGGGGAAAGAGACCGAGAAAATCCAGCCTCCGTATCCTCAAAGTAGGAACAATACTGTAAATATTCCCAAGCCTTCCGGTATTGGTTTGCACCTGAATAGTATCATCAATGTTTTGCAAGCTGGGTCTGGTGCTATAGTACATACAAAATCAGCTCAGAGTTTTAACTTCAGCATACGAGGAATGAAGTCTACTCCCACAATCAACTCTCATCTCTCTGATACATCAAAAAGTTCAACAGGATTCTCTCCGCCGGAGAATGTTTCAGCATGCACTGATGATAGGGGGCCTAAAATCCATGACTCAGCGGCAGTTAATTCTATTACATCTTCAGCTACAGTCATCATCAAATCTTCAAACAATCTAGTAGATGACCAATCAGCTCAAGGTAACAAGAGCGTGTGCACCGATATCAAAACTGATGGCATTTTGGACGAATTCAAGTCGAACCCCAAAAAGAAAAG GAAGAGATTTTCCGACTCCAGTAATGGTGATGGTGATGGTTGCAAACGGTGCCATTGTAGGAAGAGTAAATGCCTAAAGTT GTACTGTGATTGCTTTGCAGCTGGGTTGTACTGTGCTGGATCTTGTGCTTGCCAAGGGTGCTATAACAGACCAGAATACGAGGACAAAGTTCTTGAGTCACGGCAACAAATTGAATCACGGAATCCTCTTGCATTTGCCCCAAAAATTGTGAAACACATCATCGAGCCATCTGCAAGCAGTTCTGGG GAAGATGAAACCCTCTTCACACCATCTTCTGCAAGGCATAAGAGGGGGTGCAATTGCAAGAAGTCCATGTGTCTCAAGAAGTACTGTGAGTGCTATCAT GCAAATGTTGGTTGCTCAGTTGGATGCAGATGTGAAGGATGTAAAAATGTCTTCGGACGTAAAGGAG AATATAGCTTGGAGAAGGATGCCTTGAGCAAAGAAGGCACTTCTGCAACAACAGCGGGCTCAAATGGTGGTTTATGTCATTCCGAGTTGACTCCTCGAACACCAGCAGTACAGTTCAA CCACAGAAAGGATGTTCGAGAAGGATGTCTGCGTCCCAGGAGGTGTTTCCAGTCACCTGAATCAGGTGTCACCTCTGCAACGCCAAATGCCATGACCCCGTTGTCTCCTATAAACTCAGACAATAATGCCATGATTTCAGAAGGTGCTCTGGAAGATCTGGATTTAGTATCTTCCCAGGAGGAATTGTATTTTGGTAATGTAGAAACTCCGGGTGAATTCTCAACAGTTCGTCACCAAATTGGCAAGACGGGGAATCCTCCTGGAGCCAATCAGTATTCTTCAGCAGGTTTCCTTAGTTTGCTTTGTTCACCAGGCACCCCCATGGCTCAGTCTGGAGCAAGTAGACCTCTGAAGGTAGTTGACCTTGATGGTGAGCTATGCAACAACACCATGCAAGATGATACTCCGGATATATTGAGGGACAGTCCGGCACCCCCCAATGCTGTGAAATCGAGCTCCCCAAATAAGAAACGTGTTTCCCCTCCTCATGCCTCACGACATGAACTTGGTTTGTGCTCTCTGAATGGCCTGAGAACCGGGCGCAAGTTTATCCTGAAAGCCGTACCCTCAATTCCACCTCTCACCCCATGCGCGGGTTCCAAAAGAGGCCTACCTCAAGAGAGAAACAGCCCTCAAGATGGTTCCAGCCATAAGTAA
- the LOC131015155 gene encoding protein tesmin/TSO1-like CXC 2 isoform X2, with amino-acid sequence MDSSYPKISFERIDQASDAAVIGEIKEVHEDDGWIVVGAEETDARRRDSVPSNHCPAVESDFHECRPSRNQNQDSMTENVEAEETCPLNQASHFLLGPVQIEKQNKNSLDATAAVSSEPILKEAQNNPEDFQHHGIHRRSLQLEDNPYTVISRPTQSPSNSGAPKSPLKLPCTPIKGKETEKIQPPYPQSRNNTVNIPKPSGIGLHLNSIINVLQAGSGAIVHTKSAQSFNFSIRGMKSTPTINSHLSDTSKSSTGFSPPENVSACTDDRGPKIHDSAAVNSITSSATVIIKSSNNLVDDQSAQGNKSVCTDIKTDGILDEFKSNPKKKRKRFSDSSNGDGDGCKRCHCRKSKCLKLYCDCFAAGLYCAGSCACQGCYNRPEYEDKVLESRQQIESRNPLAFAPKIVKHIIEPSASSSGNFSQEDETLFTPSSARHKRGCNCKKSMCLKKYCECYHANVGCSVGCRCEGCKNVFGRKGEYSLEKDALSKEGTSATTAGSNGGLCHSELTPRTPAVHHRKDVREGCLRPRRCFQSPESGVTSATPNAMTPLSPINSDNNAMISEGALEDLDLVSSQEELYFGNVETPGEFSTVRHQIGKTGNPPGANQYSSAGFLSLLCSPGTPMAQSGASRPLKVVDLDGELCNNTMQDDTPDILRDSPAPPNAVKSSSPNKKRVSPPHASRHELGLCSLNGLRTGRKFILKAVPSIPPLTPCAGSKRGLPQERNSPQDGSSHK; translated from the exons ATGGACTCAAGTTATCCAAAAATTTCATTTGAAAGAATTGATCAAGCATCAGATGCTGCTGTAATTGGGGAAATCAAAGAGGTACATGAGGACGACGGATGGATTGTTGTTGGTGCAGAAGAAACTGATGCACGACGAAGAGACAGCGTACCTAGCAATCATTGTCCAGCGGTTGAATCTGACTTTCACGAATGCCGGCCTTCGAGAAATCAGAACCAGGATTCGATGACTGAG AATGTAGAAGCTGAGGAAACCTGTCCCTTGAATCAAGCCTCTCATTTCCTCTTAGGACCAGTGCAAATTGAGAAACAGAATAAAAACTCGCTTGATGCTACTGCAGCAGTGTCATCTGAACCAATTTTGAAGGAAGCTCAAAATAATCCTGAG GATTTTCAACACCATGGGATACATAGACGCAGTCTCCAACTTGAAGATAATCCATATACAGTAATAAGTCGGCCAACCCAAAGTCCTTCGAACAGTGGAGCCCCCAAATCACCTTTGAAATTACCATGCACTCCCATCAAGGGGAAAGAGACCGAGAAAATCCAGCCTCCGTATCCTCAAAGTAGGAACAATACTGTAAATATTCCCAAGCCTTCCGGTATTGGTTTGCACCTGAATAGTATCATCAATGTTTTGCAAGCTGGGTCTGGTGCTATAGTACATACAAAATCAGCTCAGAGTTTTAACTTCAGCATACGAGGAATGAAGTCTACTCCCACAATCAACTCTCATCTCTCTGATACATCAAAAAGTTCAACAGGATTCTCTCCGCCGGAGAATGTTTCAGCATGCACTGATGATAGGGGGCCTAAAATCCATGACTCAGCGGCAGTTAATTCTATTACATCTTCAGCTACAGTCATCATCAAATCTTCAAACAATCTAGTAGATGACCAATCAGCTCAAGGTAACAAGAGCGTGTGCACCGATATCAAAACTGATGGCATTTTGGACGAATTCAAGTCGAACCCCAAAAAGAAAAG GAAGAGATTTTCCGACTCCAGTAATGGTGATGGTGATGGTTGCAAACGGTGCCATTGTAGGAAGAGTAAATGCCTAAAGTT GTACTGTGATTGCTTTGCAGCTGGGTTGTACTGTGCTGGATCTTGTGCTTGCCAAGGGTGCTATAACAGACCAGAATACGAGGACAAAGTTCTTGAGTCACGGCAACAAATTGAATCACGGAATCCTCTTGCATTTGCCCCAAAAATTGTGAAACACATCATCGAGCCATCTGCAAGCAGTTCTGGG AATTTTTCACAGGAAGATGAAACCCTCTTCACACCATCTTCTGCAAGGCATAAGAGGGGGTGCAATTGCAAGAAGTCCATGTGTCTCAAGAAGTACTGTGAGTGCTATCAT GCAAATGTTGGTTGCTCAGTTGGATGCAGATGTGAAGGATGTAAAAATGTCTTCGGACGTAAAGGAG AATATAGCTTGGAGAAGGATGCCTTGAGCAAAGAAGGCACTTCTGCAACAACAGCGGGCTCAAATGGTGGTTTATGTCATTCCGAGTTGACTCCTCGAACACCAGCAGTACA CCACAGAAAGGATGTTCGAGAAGGATGTCTGCGTCCCAGGAGGTGTTTCCAGTCACCTGAATCAGGTGTCACCTCTGCAACGCCAAATGCCATGACCCCGTTGTCTCCTATAAACTCAGACAATAATGCCATGATTTCAGAAGGTGCTCTGGAAGATCTGGATTTAGTATCTTCCCAGGAGGAATTGTATTTTGGTAATGTAGAAACTCCGGGTGAATTCTCAACAGTTCGTCACCAAATTGGCAAGACGGGGAATCCTCCTGGAGCCAATCAGTATTCTTCAGCAGGTTTCCTTAGTTTGCTTTGTTCACCAGGCACCCCCATGGCTCAGTCTGGAGCAAGTAGACCTCTGAAGGTAGTTGACCTTGATGGTGAGCTATGCAACAACACCATGCAAGATGATACTCCGGATATATTGAGGGACAGTCCGGCACCCCCCAATGCTGTGAAATCGAGCTCCCCAAATAAGAAACGTGTTTCCCCTCCTCATGCCTCACGACATGAACTTGGTTTGTGCTCTCTGAATGGCCTGAGAACCGGGCGCAAGTTTATCCTGAAAGCCGTACCCTCAATTCCACCTCTCACCCCATGCGCGGGTTCCAAAAGAGGCCTACCTCAAGAGAGAAACAGCCCTCAAGATGGTTCCAGCCATAAGTAA
- the LOC131015155 gene encoding protein tesmin/TSO1-like CXC 2 isoform X4 encodes MDSSYPKISFERIDQASDAAVIGEIKEVHEDDGWIVVGAEETDARRRDSVPSNHCPAVESDFHECRPSRNQNQDSMTENVEAEETCPLNQASHFLLGPVQIEKQNKNSLDATAAVSSEPILKEAQNNPEDFQHHGIHRRSLQLEDNPYTVISRPTQSPSNSGAPKSPLKLPCTPIKGKETEKIQPPYPQSRNNTVNIPKPSGIGLHLNSIINVLQAGSGAIVHTKSAQSFNFSIRGMKSTPTINSHLSDTSKSSTGFSPPENVSACTDDRGPKIHDSAAVNSITSSATVIIKSSNNLVDDQSAQGNKSVCTDIKTDGILDEFKSNPKKKSNGDGDGCKRCHCRKSKCLKLYCDCFAAGLYCAGSCACQGCYNRPEYEDKVLESRQQIESRNPLAFAPKIVKHIIEPSASSSGNFSQEDETLFTPSSARHKRGCNCKKSMCLKKYCECYHANVGCSVGCRCEGCKNVFGRKGEYSLEKDALSKEGTSATTAGSNGGLCHSELTPRTPAVQFNHRKDVREGCLRPRRCFQSPESGVTSATPNAMTPLSPINSDNNAMISEGALEDLDLVSSQEELYFGNVETPGEFSTVRHQIGKTGNPPGANQYSSAGFLSLLCSPGTPMAQSGASRPLKVVDLDGELCNNTMQDDTPDILRDSPAPPNAVKSSSPNKKRVSPPHASRHELGLCSLNGLRTGRKFILKAVPSIPPLTPCAGSKRGLPQERNSPQDGSSHK; translated from the exons ATGGACTCAAGTTATCCAAAAATTTCATTTGAAAGAATTGATCAAGCATCAGATGCTGCTGTAATTGGGGAAATCAAAGAGGTACATGAGGACGACGGATGGATTGTTGTTGGTGCAGAAGAAACTGATGCACGACGAAGAGACAGCGTACCTAGCAATCATTGTCCAGCGGTTGAATCTGACTTTCACGAATGCCGGCCTTCGAGAAATCAGAACCAGGATTCGATGACTGAG AATGTAGAAGCTGAGGAAACCTGTCCCTTGAATCAAGCCTCTCATTTCCTCTTAGGACCAGTGCAAATTGAGAAACAGAATAAAAACTCGCTTGATGCTACTGCAGCAGTGTCATCTGAACCAATTTTGAAGGAAGCTCAAAATAATCCTGAG GATTTTCAACACCATGGGATACATAGACGCAGTCTCCAACTTGAAGATAATCCATATACAGTAATAAGTCGGCCAACCCAAAGTCCTTCGAACAGTGGAGCCCCCAAATCACCTTTGAAATTACCATGCACTCCCATCAAGGGGAAAGAGACCGAGAAAATCCAGCCTCCGTATCCTCAAAGTAGGAACAATACTGTAAATATTCCCAAGCCTTCCGGTATTGGTTTGCACCTGAATAGTATCATCAATGTTTTGCAAGCTGGGTCTGGTGCTATAGTACATACAAAATCAGCTCAGAGTTTTAACTTCAGCATACGAGGAATGAAGTCTACTCCCACAATCAACTCTCATCTCTCTGATACATCAAAAAGTTCAACAGGATTCTCTCCGCCGGAGAATGTTTCAGCATGCACTGATGATAGGGGGCCTAAAATCCATGACTCAGCGGCAGTTAATTCTATTACATCTTCAGCTACAGTCATCATCAAATCTTCAAACAATCTAGTAGATGACCAATCAGCTCAAGGTAACAAGAGCGTGTGCACCGATATCAAAACTGATGGCATTTTGGACGAATTCAAGTCGAACCCCAAAAAGAAAAG TAATGGTGATGGTGATGGTTGCAAACGGTGCCATTGTAGGAAGAGTAAATGCCTAAAGTT GTACTGTGATTGCTTTGCAGCTGGGTTGTACTGTGCTGGATCTTGTGCTTGCCAAGGGTGCTATAACAGACCAGAATACGAGGACAAAGTTCTTGAGTCACGGCAACAAATTGAATCACGGAATCCTCTTGCATTTGCCCCAAAAATTGTGAAACACATCATCGAGCCATCTGCAAGCAGTTCTGGG AATTTTTCACAGGAAGATGAAACCCTCTTCACACCATCTTCTGCAAGGCATAAGAGGGGGTGCAATTGCAAGAAGTCCATGTGTCTCAAGAAGTACTGTGAGTGCTATCAT GCAAATGTTGGTTGCTCAGTTGGATGCAGATGTGAAGGATGTAAAAATGTCTTCGGACGTAAAGGAG AATATAGCTTGGAGAAGGATGCCTTGAGCAAAGAAGGCACTTCTGCAACAACAGCGGGCTCAAATGGTGGTTTATGTCATTCCGAGTTGACTCCTCGAACACCAGCAGTACAGTTCAA CCACAGAAAGGATGTTCGAGAAGGATGTCTGCGTCCCAGGAGGTGTTTCCAGTCACCTGAATCAGGTGTCACCTCTGCAACGCCAAATGCCATGACCCCGTTGTCTCCTATAAACTCAGACAATAATGCCATGATTTCAGAAGGTGCTCTGGAAGATCTGGATTTAGTATCTTCCCAGGAGGAATTGTATTTTGGTAATGTAGAAACTCCGGGTGAATTCTCAACAGTTCGTCACCAAATTGGCAAGACGGGGAATCCTCCTGGAGCCAATCAGTATTCTTCAGCAGGTTTCCTTAGTTTGCTTTGTTCACCAGGCACCCCCATGGCTCAGTCTGGAGCAAGTAGACCTCTGAAGGTAGTTGACCTTGATGGTGAGCTATGCAACAACACCATGCAAGATGATACTCCGGATATATTGAGGGACAGTCCGGCACCCCCCAATGCTGTGAAATCGAGCTCCCCAAATAAGAAACGTGTTTCCCCTCCTCATGCCTCACGACATGAACTTGGTTTGTGCTCTCTGAATGGCCTGAGAACCGGGCGCAAGTTTATCCTGAAAGCCGTACCCTCAATTCCACCTCTCACCCCATGCGCGGGTTCCAAAAGAGGCCTACCTCAAGAGAGAAACAGCCCTCAAGATGGTTCCAGCCATAAGTAA